The DNA window TCGACGCCACGTCGAGGAGGCGGTCGCATGGGCTCTGCCGGCCCCGACGTCGCCGACATCGACTTCGACGACCTGACGGCGCCCCGGCTGACCGACGTGCAGCGCCAGATCCTGGAGTTCACCGAGGCCCGGCCCGTGGACCTCGACGTGGGCCGGATGCGCGCCGATGCGCTCGAGCAGGCGGGGGGACCCGAGGACCTGGACGAGGCCGACGGCTTCGCCGACCGGTTGGCCGCGCACGTCGCCGCCATCGAGGCCGACGACGGGCTGCGCCAGCTCACCCGCGGCTCGCTGCGGCAACGGGTGGTTCGCCTGCTGCGCAACCGGTTGTCGCTGACCGAATTGCTCCGGCGCTACCCCGAGATCGAGTCGATCCGCATCGAGAAACCGTTCGTCGTCGTCGGCATGCCGCGGTCCGGCACCACGCACCTGGTCAACCTCATCGCGGCCGACCCGCGCCGGCGCGCGCTGCCGTACTGGGAGAGCCAGGAACCCATCCCCGCCCGCGGCCAGGGGCCCGACATCTTCGGCGTCGACCCCCGCTACGCCCGGGCCAAGGCCGAACACGACGCGCTGATGGCCAGCGCCCCGGCCGTCGCGGCCATGCACGACCGCTTCCCCGAGGCGATCGAGGAGGAGGTCGAGCTGCTGGACCTCGACCTGGCCGCCTATGTGCTGGAATGGCATGCGCGCGTGCCCGATTGGCGGGACTACTACCTGCGGCTGGACCAGACGCGGCACTACGCGTACCTGAAGAAGGTGCTGCAGGCGCTGACCTTCCTGCGCGGACCGCGCACCTGGGTCCTCAAGAGCCCGCAGCACGCGGAGCAACTCGGCCCGCTGATGGCGACCTTCCCCGACGCCACGGTGGCGTTCACGCACCGCGACCCCGTCGCCGTGATCCAGTCGGCGATCACGATGATGGCCTACTCGGACCGGCTGCGCCGCACGAGCATCGACCCGGCCTGGCTGCTGGAGTACTGGAGCGACCGGGTGCACCGGCTGCTCAGCGCCTGTGTGCGCGACCGCGACCTGGTGCCGGCCGAACACAGCATTGACATCGGCTTCCATCAGCTGGGCGGAAACGAGATGGCGCTGCTCGACGAGCTCTACCGGCGCGGCGGGACAGAGCTGACCCCGCAGGCGCGCGTCGGCTTCCAGCGGTACCTCGACGGTAACCCGCGCGGCAAACACGGCCGCGTCCGTTACGACCTGCAACGCCACTTCGACGTCTCGGCCGACGAACTGCGCGGGCGTTTCGGGTTCTACTTCGACCGGTTCGACGTGCGCGATGAGTAGCTTCGAACCGGTCTACCGGAGCCGGCCCGGCGCCGAGGCAATGCGCCCGGCGGCCGCCGAGCGGGCCGAGCAGATCGCCCCGGGGCTGTGGTGCTCGCCGGGCCTGTCCAACTCCTACCTGTTGACCACCGGCGACGGCCGGGTGATCGTCAACACCGGCATGGGCTTCGAGGGCCCGGTGCACCGCGCCAACTTCGACGCCGTCGACTCCTCCCCGGTGCGCTACGTGATCATCACCCAGGGCCACGTGGACCACGTCGGCGGCCTGGACAGCGTGCGCGATCCGGACACGACCGTTGTCGCGCAGGCGAACTGGACCACCTGGCGCGACGACAACGAACGGCTCATGCCCTACCGCGCCAACCGCAGCGCGTTCGCCTTCAAAGACACGCTGGCGTCGGGCATCCGCGCGATTCAGCGGCGCCTCGGCACCACGCGGCTGCCCGGCCAGAGCGTCCCCGTAGTCGACCTCGACTTCGAGGACACCCTCACCCTGGAGGTGGGAGGCCGGCGCCTGGAGCTGCTCTCCGTGCCCGGCGGCGAAACCACCGACTCGCTGGTGGTGTGGCTACCGGAGGAACGTATCTGCTTGTGCGGCAATGCCTTCGGCGCGCTGTTCGGCCACATCCCCAACCTGGTGACGATGCGCGGCGACCGCTACCGCGACGCCCTGACCGTCATCGCCTCGGTCGAGCGGGTGCGCGAGCTGCAACCGGACCTGCTGGTGACCGGTCACTTCGCGCCGATCGCGGGCGCCGAGCGCATCCAGGACGAGCTGACCCGGCTGGCGGGCGCCGTCCGGTACGTCCACGACCGGACCGTCGCCGGCATGAACGCGGGCAAAGACGTCGCGACCCTGATGCGCGAGATCACCCTGCCCGCGGAATACGAAGTGGGACAGGGCTACGGGAAGGTGTCCTGGGACGTGCGGGCGGTGTGGGAGAACTACTCGGGCTGGTTTCACCACCGGTCGACCACCGAGCTGTACCCGGTCGGGTTCGACGCCGTCGCCGCCGACGTGGTCGAGCTGGCCGGCGCCGAGGCGCTGGTGCAGCGCGCGCGGGCCCACCTGGACGCCGACCGCCCGCTGCACGCCATTCACCTGGCCGAGCTGGTGCCCGCGGGCCACGCCGGCGCCCGCGACGTGCTTGCGCAGGCCCACGAGAGGCTGTTGGCCGGCAGCACGAACTTCTGGGAAACAGCTTGGCTGAAAGAGCAATTGGCGAGGAAATCATGACGTTTGCGCTGCGGCCGGACGACTTCTACCACACCGGCATCGTCGTGTCCGACCTCGACGACGCGATGGCGCGCCTGAGCGCGCTGGCCGGCTACACCTGGATCGCGCCGATGAGCTACACGCTGCCGTTCCGCACCGCCGCAGGCACCCGCGAACTCACCTCGACGTTCGTCTACTCGCTGCAGAGCCCGCACGTGGAGTTGATCCAAGAGGTACCCGACAGCCCGTGGACGGCACCGCGCGGCAACGCGATTCACCACCTCGGCTACTTCACCGACGACCTGACGGCGACGGCGCGCGCGCTGGAGGACAACGGCTTCGTGTTCGAAGCGACCGCCGACGTCTCGCCACCGGGGCTCGCCCTGTTCGCCTACTACGTCGACTCGTCGGGCACCCGCATCGAGATCGTCGACCGGTCGCTGTTCCCCGACTTCGCCGCGTTCCTGCGGTCCGCGGCAGCGCCGGAGCAGGGCTGAGGCCGGACATGCTGCTCACGGTGTTACGCTTCAACTTCGGCTCGCCGCAGGGAACCCCACGGACGCAAGGCGAACTGGTCCGCATCGCGCTGGAGATGGCGCAGTGGGCCGAGTCGCACGGCATCACCTCGGTGAGTGTCGACGAACACCACGCGACCGGGCACGGGTGGAGCTGCAACCCGATCATGGCCGCGGCGATGTTCCTGGCGCGCACGACGACGCTGATCGCCAGCGTGGACTGCGCGCTCGGACCGCTGTGGCACCCGGTCCGGCTCGCCGAGGACATCGCCCTGGTGGACAACATGAGCCGGGGGCGGCTGCACACCACCGTCGGCCTGGGTTACCGCACGATCGAATACGACGCGCTGGGAGTCGATTTCGGCCGGCGCGGCGAGCTGATGGACACCCTGATCGCCCGGCTGCTGGCGGTGTGGGCCGGCACCGACCCCGGTGGGCCCATCTGCACCGGGACGTGGAGCCGCCCGCACCCACCGCTGTACGTCGGCGGTGGCGTGCGCGCCACGGCGAGGCGCGCGGCGCGCTTCGGCCTGCCGCTGAGCCTGGCCGACCACCTGCCCGACGTCGCCGCGCACTACCGGCGGCTGTGTTCGGACTCCGGCGTCAAGCCCCTGGTGATCATGCCCGGCCGGGTCAATCGCGGAATGATCTTCCTGCACGAGGATCCGGAGCGGGCCTGGGCGCAGCTCGGCGAGCACATCCTCTGGGAGGCGGTCACTTACGGCGGCTGGTCCACCGAGGAGCGTTCCCTGATGCACCTGCCGGGGGTGCGGACCCTCGAGGAGGTCAGGGCGTCCGGGCGATACCGGTTCCTGACGCCCCAGGAACTCATCGCCGAGATCAGGGATTCCGACGACTACGGACCGCTGGTGATGCACCCGCTCGTCGGCGGCATGCCGGCCGACGAGGCGTGGAGATCGGTCCAACTGCTGGCCGACAAAGTTTTGCCCGCGTTCACCTGACAGGTATCCAAGCCGTGATTGGGCAACCACGGCACCGGGTACGGCTTTGATACGGCAGGTTTCAACAGAATTGGGGGAATTGATGAGCTTCGAGATACGTAGGGCAGTCGGACTGTTGGGCGGCGCCGCGGCGTTGACCACGGCGGTTGGCGTCGGTGTGCCGGCGCCCGACGCGACCGCGGCACCGCCCGCTCCGGCCGCACCGCAGGCGCCCGCCCCGAACCCGGCGCCGCCACCGCCGCCCGCCAACGGTCACGGCACCGCCGTGGAATACAGCCACGCTTCCCACAGCGGCCGCAGCTCGTCGGAGTAGCCCGCGGCCAGGCCGGTGAAGTCGTCGGTGACGACGGTGCCGTGACGGTGCCGGTCCGTCCAGTCCCGACAGGGCAAAGAATTTCGCATCGCCGAGCCGGCCGCGCAGCGCGTGCAGGGTCAGCGCGCCGCGCTTGTACACGCGGTCGTCGAACATGTGCCGCGGCCCCGGGTCGGCCAACACCAGGTCCTGCGGCTTGGCGCGCAGCTGGTCGTGATGCAGCCGGGCCAGTTCGTCGGCGCCGGGTCCGCCGCTGCGCTCCGACCACAACCACTCGGCGTAGCAGGCGAAGCCCTCGTGCAGCCAGATGTCGCGCCAGCGCCGCGCGGTCACCGAGTTGCCGAACCACTGGTGGGCCAGCTCGTGGGCGATCAACCGCTCGGCGGCCCGTGACCCGTCGCAGTGGTTGGCGCCGAATATTGAAATCCCTTGGGCCTCAAGGGGGATGTCCAGGGCGTCGTCGGTGACCACGACCGTGTACCCACTGCTCAGCGGATAGGGGCCGAACAGGTCCACGAACAGCGACATCATCTCGGGCTGGCGCGCGAAGTCGTGCCCGAACGCGCCCCGCAGCCGCGCGGGCAGCGCCGACTGAATCGGCACCGGTGCCCGCGCCAGCCGCACCAGCTCGTAGGCGCCGATCTGCAGCGTGATCAGGTAGGTCGACGTCGGCTCGGGTTGTTCGTAGGTCCACACGGTCTGCGACGCCCGGGTGCGGGTGCCGACCAGTTTCCCGTTGGCGACGACGCGGTAGCGGCCTTCCGTGCTGACCTGGATGCGGAAGGCTGCCTTGTCGCCGGGGTGGTCGTTGCAGGGAAACCACGACGGGGCGCCGTTGGGCTGACCGGCGACCAGCACCCCGTCGGTCAGCTCCTCGAAACCGACGTCGCCCCATAGGGTTCGGATGGGCTTCGGCGCACCGCTGTAGCGCACCACGATGGCCATCGCCGCACCGCATGCCAGCCTCGACGCCAGGCGGACGCGCAACTTGCCGCCGCGGCAGGAGAACTGCTGCACGCGTTTGCCGTTCACCGTCACCTTGGCGACCGACAGCGATCCGGACAGGTCGAGGCTGAACTGCTGCAGCTCTACGAGCGTCACCGCGGTGATCGTCGCCGTGCCGGACAGCCGGTTGATCGCGACCCGGTATTCGAGGTCGAGTTCGTAGCGCGACACCCGGTAGCCGGGATTGCCGTTTTTCGGCAGGTAGTCGTCGATGACCGGCGCGGACTTCATAGCCGGAACTTTCACGCCGCGGCGCCCCGCTTCGCCGAGTTCTTGGCCCGGCCCTTCTTGCGGCCCGCCCCCCACGGTTTGATCGGATTGCCTTGCCAGCGAGTCGATCCCGGCACCTTGTCGCCGCGCACCACCAGCGACGCCGGGCCCACGGTCGCCCCGGCCCCGATCCGGGTGGCCGGCAGCGCCACGCAGTGCGGCCCGAGCGTGGCGCCGGGTTCGAGCACGACGCTGTCCATGCGCATGATCCGGTCGTGGAACAGATGCGTCTGCACCACACAGCCCCGGTTGACCGTGCTGCCGGAGCCGAGCGTGACGAGATCCGCCTCGGGCAGCCAATAGGTTTCGCACCACGTGCCCCGCCCGACGCGGGCGCCCAGCGCGCGCAGCCACAGGGTCAGCAGCGGCGTGCCGACGGCCGCGCGGGCGAACCACGGCGCGGCGACAGTCTCGACGAAGGTGTCGCAGACCTCGTTGCGCCAGACGAACGACGACCACAGCGGGTACTCGCTGGCCCGGATCCGCCCCACGGTCAGCCATTTGGCGGCGACCGTGACGGCCCCCGCGACGGTGCCCGCCGCCAGCAGCACCAGCCCGCCGCACAACGCGGCCGCCCAGACGCCGAAGATCCGCGCCAGCGCCTGCAGCGCACCCAGCACCGCCAGCCCGATCCCGACCGTCACCACCACGGGCAGCAGCCGGCAGGTCTCCACCACCGCGCGCCGAACCTTGAGCCGCGCCGGCGGGTCGTAGGTGGTGGCCGCGTCGGCCTCGGTGGGGCGCCGGCGCAGCCGCATCGGGGGGCTGCCCAGCCATGACGAGCCGCGTTTGGCCTTGGGCGGTGCGGCCGAGAGCACCGCGACCAGCCCGTCGTCGGGCACCCGGCGGCCCGGCTGGGTGATGCCGGAGTTGCCGAGGAACGCGCGCCGGCCCACGGTGGTCGTGGCCGCGTGGATATAGCCGCCGCCGAGCTCGTAGGAGGCCACCCTGGTGTCGTCGGCCAGGAACGCCCCGTCCTCGATCACCGTGAACTTCGGGATCGGCAACACCGTGGAGATCTCGGTGCCGCGGCCGACCCGCGCGCCCAGCAACCGCAGCCACGCCGGTGTCAGCAGTCCGGCATACAGAGGAAAGAGGTAGTTGCGCGCGGCGTCCATGAGCCGCTCGGTCGCCCACAGCTGCCAGCCGGCCCGGCTGCGCACCGGGTGGTAGCCCTCGGTCAGCCCGATCGAGAGCGCCCGCACCGCCGCCACGGTCAGCAGCGCGTACACCGTCGCCGCGGCCAGCGCCGCGACCGGCGTCCACAGCAGCGCCGGCGGCACCGCGTCCGAGAGCCGGCGGGTGTGGCGCACCGCCGCCGCGATTACCGTGACGCCGCTCGCGGCGGCGATCATCGGCAACGCGGCGAGCCCCAGCGACGTCAGCCCGTACATCGCGACCCACCGGGATCGGCGGGGCGGCCGCTCGTCGGGCCACGGGTGTTTGACCCGGCCAGACTTCACCGCGGGCGAGCCCTTCCAGTACTGCCCGTTCTTGATCTTGTCGACCACCCCGGAGCCGGGGGCCACGTCGGCGTTCTTACCGACGACCGCGCCGGGCATCAGCGTGGTCCGGGCGCCGACCGTCGCGTCGTCGCCGACGGTGATCGTGCCGATGTGGAACTCGTCGCCGTCGACCCAGTGCCCGCACAGGTCCACCTCGGGTTCCACCGCGCTGCGGTGCCCGAGGGTCAGCAACCCGGTGACGGGGGGCAGCGAGTGCAGGTCCACGCCTTTGCCGACGTTGGCGCCCAGCGCGCGGGCGTAGTACACCAGCCACGGCGCGCCCGACAGGTTGTGCGCCCCGCAGGCCTCGGCCACCCGCTCGGCCAGCCACACCCGCAGGTGCACCGACCCGCCGCGGCGGTAGGTGCCCGGCCGCACCGCCGACAGCAGCATGCGCGCGCACAGCACCGCGATGCCCATCCGGCCGACCGGCGTGACGAACGCGAGGAACGCCACCGCGACGAGCCACCAGTTGACCGCGACGGTCCACGGCACCACGTGCAGCGCGCGGGCCACACCGTTCCCGAGCGCGAGCCACGTCACCCACGGCAGCGCCGCCAGCGTCGCCAACGGCACCGACAGCACGGTCTGGGCGGCCTGGGTCAGCCGCGGGGTCGGGCGGACCGCCCGCTCGGTGACCGGGGGCGGCGGCTCCAGCTCGTCGAGGAACGAGGCCAGCGAGCCCAGCCGGGGATGGTCGTACAGGTCGGCGACGGTGACCTGCGGATACCGTCGCCGCAACCCGGCGACGAGCTGCGCGGCGGCCAGCGACCCGCCGCCGAGGGCGAAGAAGTCCACCTCCGGGCCGTGCACCGCCGATCCGAGCAGGTCGCGCCACAGCCCGGCCAGCCAGCCCGTCGTGCCGCCCAGATCGGCGCTCGCGTCGGGGTCCCCGCCGGGCGGCGGCCAGGGCAGCGCGTCGCGGTCGACCTTGCCCGACGTCCGGGTGGGCAGCTCCTCGATCCGCACCAGCCGGGGCACCAGCGCGGCGGGCAGCCGTTCGGCCAGCCGCAGGCGCGCCTCGTGCAGGTCGAACGCCGGATCGGCGCTGACGAGGTAGCCGACCAGCACCGGCGTTCCCGTCGCGGTGTGGCGGACCGCCGCCGCCGCGCCGCCGACCCCCGGCAGGCCGACCAGCGCGGCGTCGACCTCGCCCAGCTCGATGCGGCGGCCCCCGACCTTGACCTGGTCGTCGCCGCGCCCGCAGAAATACAGCCCGTCGGGTTCCAGCCGCACCAGGTCACCGCTGCGGTAGGCGCGCCCCCAGCCCAGCGTGGGCAGGGGGGCGTACTTCTCGGCGTCTTTGTCCTCGTCGAGGTAGCGGGCCAGGCCCACCCCGCCGATCACCAGCTCGCCGACCTCGCCGTAGCCGACCGGGCAGCCGTCGGCGTCGACGACGGCCAGGTCCCATCCGGGCAACGGCAGCCCGATGCTGATCGGCCCGCCCCCGTCGAGCCTGGCCGCGCAGGCGACCACCGTCGCCTCGGTGGGGCCGTAGGTGTTCCACACCTCCCGTCCGTCGACGGCGAGGCGCTCGGCCAGCTCCGCGGGACAGGCCTCGCCGCCGAAGATCAGCAGCCGCACCGCCTCCAGCGCCTCGGCGGGCCACAGCGCGGCCAGCGCCGGCACCGTGGAGACCACGGTCACGTCGCGGGTGACCAGCCACGGACCCAGGTCCATCCCGCTGCGCACCAGCGAGCGCGGCGCGGGGACCAGGCAGGCGCCGTGCCGCCAGGCCAGCCACATCTCCTCGCACGACGCGTCGAAGGCCACCGACAGCCCGCCCAGCACCCGGTCGCCGGGCCCGATCGGGCTGTCCTGCAGGAACAGCTGCGCCTCGGCGTCGACGAACGCGGCGGCGCTGCGGTGCGTGACTGCCACGCCCTTCGGGGTGCCGGTCGATCCGGAGGTGAAGATGATCCACGCGTCGTCGCGGGTCATGGGCGCCGTCGCGCGCCAGCCGCGCGACGCCCCGGGGCCCCGCAGCAGGCCCGCCTCGGTGATCACCGCGACCACGTCGGCCGCACCGAACACCAGCTCCGCCCGCTCGTCGGGGTCGTCGGCGTCGACCGGCACGTACGCCGCCCCGGTGGCCAGCGTCGCCAGGATCGCCACGTACAGCGCGTAGCTGCCCGAGGGCATGCGGATGCCGATCCGGTCGCCGCGGCCGATGCCCCGAGCGGCCAGCCACTCGACGCTGGCCTCCATGTCGCCGATCAGCTCGCCGTAGGTGAGCTGCACGGTGCCGTCGTCGATGGCGGGCGCGTCCGGGAAACGCGCGGCGGTCGCATAGACGATGTCGATGAGCGTGCGCGGGCTCGGCGCGGCGGACGACAGCAGGTACTGAGCCGGAACGTCCGCCGGGGCTCGTGCCGGTGCCGGTCCTGTCACCACCCTACGAAAATACTCAAGCCCGGCCGCCGCGGCGGCGACCGCGTGCGGCGTGTGATGGGACGGTTACGCCGCCGAGACCGCTATCCGGCCCGTCTCCAGTGCGGCCCCGTGACCGCGTCGAGCGCCTCGGTGACGTAGCGGTCCAGCGGCTTGCCCGCGTGGCGGACCCAGGTCTGGAAGGCGAAATCGGCGGCCGCGAAGGCGAGGTGGACCAACAGGCCCGGGCGGATGTCGGTGTCGGGGTCGACGCCCATCCGCTCGGCGGTCAGCCTGACCGCGCGCTCCTTGTCGGCCGGCTGGTGGATGCTGACCTTGCCGAGCAGGCCGGGGGCCACCAGCAGCGCCGCTCGCCACTCCGCGCAGTCGTCGCGGTCGAACGAGCGCGTGCGGGTGATGATCGCGTTGCTCAGCGCGACGTCGGGTGGTTCGGCCGCGGGCCGCTGCTCGAGCAGGTTGAGGATCGCGGCGCCGCCGTGCCGGACCGGCGCCAGCAGCAGATCCTCCTTGGCGGACACGTGCCGGAACAGCGTGCGCACCGAAACGCCCGCCGCCGTGGCGATTTCCTCGGTCGTCACCGCGTCGTAGCCGCGTTCGACGAACAACCGGAACGCCGCCCGCCGGATGTCGGCCCGGATCTGGGCGCGCTGCCGGTCGCGCAGCGACTCCGTCACCGGAAGCAGCCGATCCCGCCGTCGACGTGGATGGTCTGCGCGGTGATGAACGACGCGTCGGTGCCGAGCAGGAAGGCGACCAGCGCGCCGACGTCGGTGCGCACGTCGCCGATGCGCCGCATCGGGACGCGCCGCAGCGCCTTCGCATAGTCGTCGGGGGCGAACTCCTTCCACAGCTTGACCCCGTCGGACTCGGCGAACGGGCAGATGACGTTGACCCGGATGTTGTCGCGCCCCCACTCCAGGGCCGCGACCTTCGACATACCGCGGATGGCCTCCTTGGCGGCGGCGTAACCACCCCACTTGACGTCGCCGCCGGTGCCCGTGCCGGAGCCGAGGTTCACGATCGACCCGCCGCCCGCCTCGACCATCACCGGGTGCACCGCCTGCATGAGCAGAAAGCTCGCCCGCGGGCCCACGTCGTGACCGAGCGCCAGATCCTCGAGGGTGATGTCCACGAACCGCTTGGGCTCGTTGGTGGCGATGGCGTTGTTGACCAGGCCGTGCACCGTTCCGAACGCCTCGACCGCGGCTGCCACGATCCGCGGCGCGCTGTCGGGGTCGCGCAGATCGGCGACCAGCTGCTCGACCCGGCCGGCCCGGGCGAGTTCGGCGGTGGTGGCCGCCAGCCGCGCGGCCTGGACGTCGACCAGGAACACCGCAGCGCCGCGTTCCAGCAGCGCCGCGGCGATGCCCTTGCCCACGCCCTGGGCGGCGCCGGTGACGATCGCGACGTGGCCGCGCATCGAGTCGGGGTGGGAGTAGGTCATCGCTCGGGTCCCAGCCGCAGCCGCACGCCGCGGTAGAACGCCAGCGCGCGGTCCATGTCCGTCACCCCGACGAGGTGACAGAACGAGACGTCGTCGAGTCGCACCGGGTCACCGCGCCAGGTGTGGGGCCGGGCGCCCGGCGAGCAGCGGCAGGTCCAGGTAGGTCTTGATGCCGGGGCCGGCCGCGCACACGTCGGGGATGGCGTTGACGCAGTGGTTGGCCGTGGCCACCACGCCCGGATTCTTCTGCAGCCCTTCGGCGATGGTTTCCGGCTGCAGCCCCTTGAACGTCAGGCTCACCGTGGGGTCGCCGGTGATCTCGACCTCGAAGCGTTCGCCGCGGCCGCCGAAGTTCCAGTTCGGTTCCAGGTTCTCTTCGCCCATCAGCCAGTTGACCGCCGCCGTGATGACCGGCTCCCCGTCGACCAGCGCCTCCCAGCGGAACCGGCGCGCGGCGACGGACCCCGGGGTGATCGGGAAGGGGTCGTAGTCGATGTCGGCGGTGGCCACGGCGATCTCCTGGATGGTCCTGATGTCCGGATCGATCCGAAAGCCCATGTGGTCGGCCACCATTCGCACCGACATCTTGAAGCCCGCTTCGAGCAGCCCGGCCATCGGTCCCTGCACCGCCTCCTCGGGGGTACCGCCGAAGCCCATGATGTGGCGCACCACGTCGGGGGCGTTGTAGGTGCGGATGTCGGAGAACTCCTCGGCGCGCACGTGCGTGACGGCCGACGACAGCGAGGACACCATGAGCGGGAAGCGCTCGGTGATGCCGCCGGGGTGGATGCCGGACCCGTGCAGGGTCACCCCGGCCTCGAGCGCGGCGTCGGCGATGGCCTTGACGCGGGGGTTCGTTGCGTCGGGGTACACCCAGCCGACGGGGGTGACGACGTTCTTGCCCGACCGCAGGATCGCGATGACCTCTTCGTCGGCGGGGATCAGCGGGCTGTACATCACGCAGTCGGCGTCGGTGGCCAGCACCTCCTCGACGCTGGTGGTGGCGGTGACGCCGAGCGGGCCGGTGCCCAGGATCTCGCCGACGTCGCGGCCGTTCTTGTCCGCGGAGTGCACCCAGCATCCCGCAAGTTCGAGTTGCGGGTGGTTGAGCACGCAGGCGATGGCGGCCTTCCCGACCCCCCCTGTCGCCCACTGGATCACGCGAAGCTTGGACGGCTCACCCATCTAACGACCTCCCGAATCGAACGCCCGGACACGCCGTCACCGGCCTTTACAGGCCCGAGCATGAACTGGCACAGTATGACCAGCTGGCAGTGACTGTCAACGATGATCCGCCCGGCCGCGGGTGAGAGTGGTCGAGTACCCCACGCC is part of the Mycobacterium sp. HUMS_12744610 genome and encodes:
- a CDS encoding sulfotransferase family protein, yielding MGSAGPDVADIDFDDLTAPRLTDVQRQILEFTEARPVDLDVGRMRADALEQAGGPEDLDEADGFADRLAAHVAAIEADDGLRQLTRGSLRQRVVRLLRNRLSLTELLRRYPEIESIRIEKPFVVVGMPRSGTTHLVNLIAADPRRRALPYWESQEPIPARGQGPDIFGVDPRYARAKAEHDALMASAPAVAAMHDRFPEAIEEEVELLDLDLAAYVLEWHARVPDWRDYYLRLDQTRHYAYLKKVLQALTFLRGPRTWVLKSPQHAEQLGPLMATFPDATVAFTHRDPVAVIQSAITMMAYSDRLRRTSIDPAWLLEYWSDRVHRLLSACVRDRDLVPAEHSIDIGFHQLGGNEMALLDELYRRGGTELTPQARVGFQRYLDGNPRGKHGRVRYDLQRHFDVSADELRGRFGFYFDRFDVRDE
- a CDS encoding LLM class flavin-dependent oxidoreductase, whose protein sequence is MLLTVLRFNFGSPQGTPRTQGELVRIALEMAQWAESHGITSVSVDEHHATGHGWSCNPIMAAAMFLARTTTLIASVDCALGPLWHPVRLAEDIALVDNMSRGRLHTTVGLGYRTIEYDALGVDFGRRGELMDTLIARLLAVWAGTDPGGPICTGTWSRPHPPLYVGGGVRATARRAARFGLPLSLADHLPDVAAHYRRLCSDSGVKPLVIMPGRVNRGMIFLHEDPERAWAQLGEHILWEAVTYGGWSTEERSLMHLPGVRTLEEVRASGRYRFLTPQELIAEIRDSDDYGPLVMHPLVGGMPADEAWRSVQLLADKVLPAFT
- a CDS encoding MBL fold metallo-hydrolase, with the protein product MSSFEPVYRSRPGAEAMRPAAAERAEQIAPGLWCSPGLSNSYLLTTGDGRVIVNTGMGFEGPVHRANFDAVDSSPVRYVIITQGHVDHVGGLDSVRDPDTTVVAQANWTTWRDDNERLMPYRANRSAFAFKDTLASGIRAIQRRLGTTRLPGQSVPVVDLDFEDTLTLEVGGRRLELLSVPGGETTDSLVVWLPEERICLCGNAFGALFGHIPNLVTMRGDRYRDALTVIASVERVRELQPDLLVTGHFAPIAGAERIQDELTRLAGAVRYVHDRTVAGMNAGKDVATLMREITLPAEYEVGQGYGKVSWDVRAVWENYSGWFHHRSTTELYPVGFDAVAADVVELAGAEALVQRARAHLDADRPLHAIHLAELVPAGHAGARDVLAQAHERLLAGSTNFWETAWLKEQLARKS
- a CDS encoding TetR/AcrR family transcriptional regulator gives rise to the protein MTESLRDRQRAQIRADIRRAAFRLFVERGYDAVTTEEIATAAGVSVRTLFRHVSAKEDLLLAPVRHGGAAILNLLEQRPAAEPPDVALSNAIITRTRSFDRDDCAEWRAALLVAPGLLGKVSIHQPADKERAVRLTAERMGVDPDTDIRPGLLVHLAFAAADFAFQTWVRHAGKPLDRYVTEALDAVTGPHWRRAG
- a CDS encoding Pls/PosA family non-ribosomal peptide synthetase — protein: MTGPAPARAPADVPAQYLLSSAAPSPRTLIDIVYATAARFPDAPAIDDGTVQLTYGELIGDMEASVEWLAARGIGRGDRIGIRMPSGSYALYVAILATLATGAAYVPVDADDPDERAELVFGAADVVAVITEAGLLRGPGASRGWRATAPMTRDDAWIIFTSGSTGTPKGVAVTHRSAAAFVDAEAQLFLQDSPIGPGDRVLGGLSVAFDASCEEMWLAWRHGACLVPAPRSLVRSGMDLGPWLVTRDVTVVSTVPALAALWPAEALEAVRLLIFGGEACPAELAERLAVDGREVWNTYGPTEATVVACAARLDGGGPISIGLPLPGWDLAVVDADGCPVGYGEVGELVIGGVGLARYLDEDKDAEKYAPLPTLGWGRAYRSGDLVRLEPDGLYFCGRGDDQVKVGGRRIELGEVDAALVGLPGVGGAAAAVRHTATGTPVLVGYLVSADPAFDLHEARLRLAERLPAALVPRLVRIEELPTRTSGKVDRDALPWPPPGGDPDASADLGGTTGWLAGLWRDLLGSAVHGPEVDFFALGGGSLAAAQLVAGLRRRYPQVTVADLYDHPRLGSLASFLDELEPPPPVTERAVRPTPRLTQAAQTVLSVPLATLAALPWVTWLALGNGVARALHVVPWTVAVNWWLVAVAFLAFVTPVGRMGIAVLCARMLLSAVRPGTYRRGGSVHLRVWLAERVAEACGAHNLSGAPWLVYYARALGANVGKGVDLHSLPPVTGLLTLGHRSAVEPEVDLCGHWVDGDEFHIGTITVGDDATVGARTTLMPGAVVGKNADVAPGSGVVDKIKNGQYWKGSPAVKSGRVKHPWPDERPPRRSRWVAMYGLTSLGLAALPMIAAASGVTVIAAAVRHTRRLSDAVPPALLWTPVAALAAATVYALLTVAAVRALSIGLTEGYHPVRSRAGWQLWATERLMDAARNYLFPLYAGLLTPAWLRLLGARVGRGTEISTVLPIPKFTVIEDGAFLADDTRVASYELGGGYIHAATTTVGRRAFLGNSGITQPGRRVPDDGLVAVLSAAPPKAKRGSSWLGSPPMRLRRRPTEADAATTYDPPARLKVRRAVVETCRLLPVVVTVGIGLAVLGALQALARIFGVWAAALCGGLVLLAAGTVAGAVTVAAKWLTVGRIRASEYPLWSSFVWRNEVCDTFVETVAAPWFARAAVGTPLLTLWLRALGARVGRGTWCETYWLPEADLVTLGSGSTVNRGCVVQTHLFHDRIMRMDSVVLEPGATLGPHCVALPATRIGAGATVGPASLVVRGDKVPGSTRWQGNPIKPWGAGRKKGRAKNSAKRGAAA
- a CDS encoding VOC family protein gives rise to the protein MMTFALRPDDFYHTGIVVSDLDDAMARLSALAGYTWIAPMSYTLPFRTAAGTRELTSTFVYSLQSPHVELIQEVPDSPWTAPRGNAIHHLGYFTDDLTATARALEDNGFVFEATADVSPPGLALFAYYVDSSGTRIEIVDRSLFPDFAAFLRSAAAPEQG
- a CDS encoding SDR family NAD(P)-dependent oxidoreductase; the protein is MTYSHPDSMRGHVAIVTGAAQGVGKGIAAALLERGAAVFLVDVQAARLAATTAELARAGRVEQLVADLRDPDSAPRIVAAAVEAFGTVHGLVNNAIATNEPKRFVDITLEDLALGHDVGPRASFLLMQAVHPVMVEAGGGSIVNLGSGTGTGGDVKWGGYAAAKEAIRGMSKVAALEWGRDNIRVNVICPFAESDGVKLWKEFAPDDYAKALRRVPMRRIGDVRTDVGALVAFLLGTDASFITAQTIHVDGGIGCFR